A part of Chitinimonas koreensis genomic DNA contains:
- the corA gene encoding magnesium/cobalt transporter CorA, translated as MARKRRLMAGVSTKAGKPPGQLEYAGETLATLIEYGPGDADLKETRFTSLAQGEGFQPTFPIMWLNVHGLGDVELLREVGRRFRLHPLTLEDILNTSQRTKVETYEHYLYIVAKLARYDEAGDCLVTEQISIVLGRGWVLTFQEYPTGTFAELRERLRKGAGQVRKLGADYLVYALLDKIVDRYFGVLEALGERIEALEDMVMARSDPEILTRVHAIRREMLYLRRALWPLREVLNGLQRDDADYFGAETQLYLRDVYDHAVHLIEAQEMLRDLVGGLTDFYMSNQGNRLNREMRFLTVIATIFMPLTFVAGVYGMNFEYMPELKWHYGYFASLGLMAAIACVMGLFFWRRRWL; from the coding sequence ATGGCGCGCAAGCGCAGGCTCATGGCCGGCGTCTCGACCAAGGCCGGCAAACCGCCCGGGCAGCTCGAGTACGCCGGCGAGACGCTGGCCACGCTGATCGAATACGGCCCCGGCGACGCCGACCTGAAGGAAACCCGCTTCACCTCGCTGGCGCAGGGCGAGGGCTTCCAGCCGACCTTCCCGATCATGTGGCTCAACGTTCACGGCCTGGGCGACGTCGAGCTCTTGCGCGAGGTCGGCCGCCGCTTCCGGCTGCATCCGCTGACGCTCGAGGACATCCTCAATACCTCCCAGCGCACCAAGGTCGAGACCTACGAGCACTACCTCTACATCGTGGCCAAGCTGGCGCGCTACGACGAGGCGGGCGACTGCCTGGTGACCGAGCAGATCTCGATCGTGCTCGGCCGCGGCTGGGTGCTGACTTTCCAGGAGTACCCGACCGGCACCTTCGCCGAACTGCGCGAGCGGCTGCGCAAGGGCGCCGGCCAGGTGCGCAAGCTCGGCGCCGACTACCTGGTCTATGCGCTGCTGGACAAGATCGTCGACCGCTACTTCGGCGTGCTGGAGGCCTTGGGCGAGCGCATCGAAGCGCTCGAGGACATGGTGATGGCGCGCAGCGATCCGGAGATCCTGACCCGCGTCCATGCGATCCGGCGCGAGATGCTCTACCTGCGGCGTGCGCTGTGGCCGCTGCGCGAGGTGCTGAACGGCCTGCAGCGCGACGATGCCGACTATTTCGGCGCCGAGACCCAGCTTTACCTGCGCGACGTCTACGACCACGCGGTACACCTGATCGAGGCGCAGGAGATGCTGCGCGACCTGGTCGGCGGCCTGACCGACTTCTACATGTCCAACCAGGGCAACCGGTTGAACCGGGAGATGCGCTTCCTCACGGTGATCGCCACCATCTTCATGCCGCTCACCTTCGTGGCTGGCGTCTACGGCATGAATTTCGAGTACATGCCCGAGCTGAAATGGCACTACGGCTATTTCGCCTCGCTCGGATTGATGGCCGCCATCGCCTGCGTGATGGGGCTGTTCTTCTGGCGCCGCCGCTGGCTGTAG
- a CDS encoding DMT family transporter has product MFRRLLPSAAAMPYVLLVFATLCWAGNFILARAMHAEIAPVTLAFGRWLVALLALLPIAWPRIMAQRAQLWRARRRLLWLGAYGIAASNTLIYIGLHHTNATNAVLFNALVPLMVMLLAWAVWRKPLAGREWAGVAGSLMGVLLIICHGQLGHLLTLDFNGGDAWVVGGLACWSVYTLMLRGIRDSLDRFAVLAVTIAVGLVMLLPFLAWEVMEVGLPAASAANGLSVLYLGLFPSVFALIAYMRAVSAMGPTRAAGFLHLIPAFGAVGAGIFLGEQLAAYHVLGLAIIFCGLYWAQGAAPAVAAPTVAPVRR; this is encoded by the coding sequence ATGTTCCGTCGCCTGTTGCCGTCCGCCGCGGCAATGCCTTACGTCCTGCTCGTCTTCGCCACCCTCTGCTGGGCCGGCAACTTCATCCTGGCGCGTGCCATGCACGCCGAGATCGCCCCCGTGACGCTGGCCTTCGGCCGCTGGCTGGTCGCCCTGCTCGCGCTGCTGCCGATCGCCTGGCCGCGCATCATGGCCCAGCGCGCCCAGCTGTGGCGCGCCCGCCGCCGCCTGCTCTGGCTCGGCGCCTACGGCATCGCCGCCTCGAATACCCTGATCTACATCGGCCTGCACCACACCAACGCCACCAATGCCGTGCTGTTCAACGCGCTGGTGCCGCTGATGGTGATGCTGCTGGCCTGGGCCGTCTGGCGCAAACCGCTGGCCGGCCGCGAATGGGCCGGCGTGGCCGGCTCGCTGATGGGCGTGCTGCTGATCATCTGCCATGGCCAGCTCGGCCACCTGCTGACGCTCGACTTCAACGGCGGCGACGCCTGGGTGGTCGGCGGCCTGGCTTGCTGGTCGGTCTACACGCTGATGCTGCGCGGCATCCGCGACAGCCTCGACCGCTTCGCCGTGCTGGCGGTGACCATCGCCGTCGGCCTGGTCATGCTGCTGCCCTTCCTGGCCTGGGAAGTGATGGAAGTCGGCCTGCCGGCCGCCAGCGCGGCCAATGGCCTGAGCGTGCTCTACCTCGGCCTGTTCCCCTCGGTGTTCGCGCTGATCGCCTATATGCGCGCCGTGTCCGCCATGGGCCCGACCCGCGCGGCCGGCTTCCTGCACCTGATCCCGGCCTTCGGCGCGGTCGGCGCCGGCATCTTCCTCGGCGAACAGCTGGCGGCCTATCACGTGCTCGGCCTGGCCATCATCTTCTGCGGCCTTTACTGGGCCCAGGGCGCCGCGCCGGCGGTGGCCGCACCCACCGTCGCACCGGTACGCCGCTGA
- the ppx gene encoding exopolyphosphatase — protein MTPPHTIAAVDLGSNSFRLQVARVVDDQIYPLDALKDTVRFAGALDAHGNLDEKGQQRALAALARFGERLRGMPAEQVRAVATNTLRVARNAADFLPRAEAALGFPIEVIAGREEARLIYLGAAHSLPAGKEKRLVVDIGGGSTEFIVGQQFKPLKTESLLMGCVSYSLRYFPDGKLTRQGFRDAELAARSELQAIIHDFGHEHWQVAIGTSGTARSLSDIMELNDLSGGGITRDGLEKLRNIMLKAGHIDTVQLTGLRPDRRPVLPGGFAIMAAVFAELGIEKMSITLGALRDGVLYDLIGRQHQRDLREVTVAQFKRRYHVDLGQQARVATLAEHFFRQLAISLGIDPELDLNLLIWAARLHEIGLSVSHSNYHKHSAYILQHADMPGFSSHEQARVALLVLGHKGGLKKMLSAGLTVERWARVLSLRLAVLCCRNRIDSELPPIKLSSARGGFALSVPDDWLMNNPLTHMALLQEAETWREAGMLLALSPNFQHWS, from the coding sequence ATGACCCCTCCGCACACCATCGCCGCCGTCGATCTCGGCTCCAACAGCTTCCGCCTGCAGGTCGCCCGGGTGGTCGACGACCAGATCTACCCGCTCGATGCGCTGAAGGACACGGTCCGCTTCGCCGGCGCGCTCGACGCGCACGGCAACCTGGACGAGAAAGGCCAGCAGCGTGCGCTGGCGGCCCTGGCGCGCTTCGGCGAGCGGCTGCGCGGCATGCCGGCCGAGCAGGTGCGGGCGGTGGCCACCAATACGTTGCGGGTGGCGCGCAACGCGGCCGATTTCCTGCCGCGCGCCGAGGCGGCGCTCGGCTTCCCGATCGAGGTGATCGCCGGCCGCGAAGAGGCGCGCCTGATCTATCTCGGCGCCGCCCATTCGCTGCCGGCCGGCAAGGAAAAACGGCTGGTGGTCGACATCGGCGGCGGCTCGACCGAGTTCATCGTCGGCCAGCAGTTCAAGCCGCTGAAGACCGAAAGCCTGCTGATGGGCTGCGTCAGCTACAGCCTGCGCTACTTCCCGGACGGCAAGCTGACCCGCCAGGGTTTCCGCGACGCCGAGCTGGCCGCGCGCAGCGAGCTGCAGGCCATCATCCACGACTTCGGCCACGAGCACTGGCAGGTCGCCATCGGCACCTCGGGCACCGCGCGCTCGCTCAGCGACATCATGGAGCTCAACGACCTGTCGGGCGGCGGCATCACCCGCGACGGGCTCGAAAAGCTGCGCAACATCATGCTCAAGGCCGGCCACATCGACACCGTCCAGCTCACCGGCCTGCGGCCCGACCGGCGGCCGGTGCTGCCGGGCGGCTTCGCCATCATGGCCGCGGTATTCGCCGAGCTCGGCATCGAGAAGATGAGCATCACGCTCGGCGCGCTGCGCGACGGCGTGCTGTACGACCTGATCGGCCGCCAGCACCAGCGCGACCTGCGCGAGGTCACGGTGGCGCAGTTCAAGCGCCGCTACCACGTCGACCTCGGCCAGCAGGCGCGCGTGGCCACGCTGGCCGAGCATTTCTTCCGCCAGCTGGCCATCAGCCTCGGCATCGATCCGGAGCTCGACCTCAACCTCCTGATCTGGGCCGCGCGGCTGCACGAGATCGGCCTGTCGGTATCGCACTCGAACTACCACAAGCACTCGGCCTACATCCTGCAGCACGCCGACATGCCGGGCTTCTCCAGCCACGAGCAGGCGCGCGTGGCGCTGCTGGTGCTCGGCCACAAGGGCGGGCTCAAGAAGATGCTGAGCGCCGGCCTGACCGTCGAGCGCTGGGCCCGCGTGCTGTCGCTGCGGCTGGCGGTGCTGTGCTGCCGCAACCGGATCGACAGCGAACTGCCGCCGATCAAGCTGAGCTCGGCGCGCGGCGGCTTCGCGCTCAGCGTGCCGGACGACTGGCTGATGAACAATCCGCTGACCCACATGGCGCTGCTGCAGGAGGCCGAAACCTGGCGCGAGGCCGGCATGCTGCTGGCGCTGTCGCCCAACTTCCAGCACTGGAGCTGA